ATGTAATCATCTACTATTCCAGCAATTATAGAAAAATGGGCTATTTCTTTGTCTTCTGTCTTCTGTTTCATATGAACAATAATGGGAAGTGGATTTTTTTTAATAACCTCGAATAGCCCAGAATAATTTGTCTTATATCCGTATGCTTCAAATCCCATAGTTTTTGCAAATCTCTTCATATCCAAAAGACTGATTCCTCTTTTTTCTTTTACCATTGCAGGGAAAAAATCCTTTGCCAGATCTTCCTCTTTTGTGGGAATATCATAGTAATAGGTAAAAATGGTAT
The DNA window shown above is from bacterium and carries:
- a CDS encoding cysteine peptidase family C39 domain-containing protein, translated to MILKLDTCGIAAVDTIFTYYYDIPTKEEDLAKDFFPAMVKEKRGISLLDMKRFAKTMGFEAYGYKTNYSGLFEVIKKNPLPIIVHMKQKTEDKEIAHFSIIAGIVDDYIVLNDTASGNIILGKEDFLSKWTGYLLIIIPPKEAKAIYEKVYERLKEQQEEVIKHVQKIYFYRDIKYSPSF